Within the Butyrivibrio sp. AE3004 genome, the region GGAATACAAATAAAAATAAAAAAACAAAAATAAGACGTATCATGAATGAATCTCCGACTAACATATAGTATGATGTTATATTATACCACAATACGAAAATTTAAAAGAATTTAGAAAAGGAAAACAATATGCTCCTGATAAAGAATGGAAGAGTTATGGATCCGGCAAGCGGATTGGATGGCTTCAGAGATATTTTGGTCAATAACGGAAGAATAGTAAAAATTGGCTTTTGCGGGACTCTTGACGATATGGCGACTGAAGCTCTGTCTTACCTTAGCATGACAATTATTGGAGATGAGACCGGCAGACCGGATACTGAAGGAAGTTTAAGAATAGATGAAATCGATGCGGGAGGAATGATCGTTGCACCGGGACTTGTTGATGCACATGTACATTTCAGGGATCCCGGATTTACAGAAAAAGAAGATATCATGACAGGTGCAGAGGCTGCAAAAAAAGGCGGTTTTACATCTGTGGTCATGATGGGAAATACAAATCCGCCTTTGGATAATGCGGAAACTATAAGATATGCCCTGAGAAAAGGGGAGAAAACCGGAATAAGAGTTTTTTCATGTGCAAACATAACTAAGAAAATGGCCGGAAAAGAGCTTACTGATATGGAAGCACTCCTTAAGGAAGGTGTTGTGTTATTTACAGATGACGGTAAGCCTATTACTGATGAAAGCCTGATGAGAACAGCCTGTAATGAGGCTGCAAAGCTTGGTAAAGTGTTAAGCCTTCATGAGGAGGATCCTTCTTTTATTTCGGAAAACGGAATTAATGCGGGAACAGTTGCTGAGGCTTTGGGAATTAAGGGCTCTTGCAGAGATGCAGAGATCGCAATGGTAAAGAGAGATATAAAGATTGCAGAGGAAACAGGAGCCGGGATTACTATACAGCATATAAGTACAAAGGAAGCGGTGGACATGATAAGGGAGGCAAGAAAGACCTGCACCGGGATTCACGCAGAGGCAACTCCTCATCATTTCACACTTACAGATAGTGCTGTAGCAGAGTTTGGCGCCATGGCAAAGATGAATCCTCCGCTTAGAAAAGAGAGCGACCGACTTGCTATTATTGAAGGGCTTGCTGACGGAACGATTGAAACCATTGCCACAGATCACGCTCCTCATACAAAGGAAGAAAAATCAAGAGAGATTACAAAAGCACCCAGCGGAATAATTGGCCTTGAGACTTCGCTTGGACTGGGCATAAGAGAACTTGTGCATAAGGGATATATGGATTTGATGACATTATTATCTCGTATGTCCTGCCAGCCGGCAGACATTTACGACTTAATGGCATTAGTACCTGATAATGAAATAGGAAATTCTGATAAAACTGTTTACAATGAGCTTCCTGTAGGTAGAATATATGAAGGTGGCCCGGCAGACTTTGTTATTTTCAAGGAGGAAGAGACCTGGAAGGCGGAAAATTTTGCCTCTAAAGCATCTAATACCCCTTTTACAGGGCAGGAACTCCCCGGGAAAATACACTTTACAATCTGCGGTGGGAATATAGTATATCAGGGATGACAGAATAATAACCGAATTTATAGCGACTCATTTGAAAGGAAAAACGGAAGATGCCAAAAAAGAAAAAAATAGCAGCAGAGGTAATTTCACAAAAAGTGCTGGCAGAAGGGATAATGGATCTCAAGCTTAAAACAGTTCTTGCAGAGGATGCAAATCCCGGTCAGTTTATAGGAATTTATCCTAAGAATAAGTCTACTTTATTGCCAAGACCAATTAGCATATGTGAATTTGATAAATCTGAACAGACACTGAGAATAGTTTACAGGATTGCCGGAAGCGGAACTGCAGAGTTTGCGCTTTACGATGATAACACTATGGTGGATATCCTTGGAATCCTGGGAAACGGATTTCCTACTGATAAAGCGGATGCAAAAGATGTTCTTATTATCGGTGGAGGAATTGGTGTACCTCCGCTTTTGGGATTATCAAAGGAACTTTTTGATAAAAAGGCAGCAAAGTCCGTTAAAATGGTCATGGGATATCGAAATGCAGATACTTTCCTTGCGGATGAGTTTAGTAAATACGGGGATCTTTATATTGCAACCGAGGACGGCAGTGTGGGAACCAAAGGCAATGTAATTGATGCCTGTAGGGAAAACGGGATTAAAGCAGATGTGATTTATGCCTGCGGACCCATGCCGATGCTTAGAGGAGTAGCTTCATATGCAAAAGAGATTTCAGCTAAAGCATATATCAGCCTTGAAGAACGTATGGCTTGCGGAGTGGGAGCTTGTCTTGGATGTGTATGTAAGACAAAAAACATTGATGAGCACTCACATGTAAATAATGCCCGTATCTGCACGGACGGTCCTGTTTTTGATGCAGATGACCTTGAAATCTGAGCTTGAATTAATTCTGAAAAATAAAAAAGTACAGTTGCAATATATAGATGAGGTGAGAAAAGTATAATGAATACATCAGTAAATATAGCAGGAGTTGAGTTCAAGAATCCGGTAATGACTGCATCGGGCACCTTTGGATCGGGAATGGAATATTCGGAATTCGTTGATTTAAACAGGCTTGGAGCGGTAGTTACAAAGGGCGTTGCCAATGTTCCGTGGCCGGGAAACCCAACACCAAGAGTAGCTGAAGTTTACGGGGGAATGCTAAATGCCATAGGTCTGCAAAATCCCGGAATTGATGTGATGATAGAGAGGGATTTGCCTTTTTTAAAGGATTATGACACAAAGGTAATTGTAAATGTTTGCGGAAAAAGCACACAGGATTATGTTGATGTTGTAGAGCGCCTTTCAGATGAAGATTCTGTTCATATGCTTGAAATCAATGTATCATGCCCTAACGTTAAGGAGGGAGGGATTGCTTTCGGACAAAATCCGGATGCCCTTTATGATATTACAAAAGAAATTAAGAAACATGCAAAACAACCAATAATAATGAAATTAAGTCCGAATGTTACCAGTATATCAGAGATGGCAAAAGCGGCAGAAGCAGCGGGATCAGATGCCATTTCTCTGATCAATACAATAACCGGAATGAAAATAGATATTTATAAGAAGACCTTTGCTATAGCAAATAAGACAGGGGGACTTTCAGGTCCTGCCATAAAGCCTGTTGCAGTCAGAATGGTTTATGAAGCATCTCGCGCTGTCAAGATTCCGATAATAGGCATGGGAGGCATTTGTGGCGCAGAGGATGCAATAGAATTTATGCTTGCAGGTGCTACTGCTGTTGCAGTGGGTGCCATGAACTTCCATGACCCCTATGCAACAATAAATACAATAGAAGGAATAGAGCGTTACTTAAGTGAACAGGGAATAGAGGATATCAATGATATTATAGGAGCAGTAAAATAATATTACTCGAAAGTAAACGATATCCTTACTTTTGAATCCGAAATTTTATCGCCGTCCATTTGCAGTTCATACTGTACATGGGCGGTTATTTTTTTTGGAGATATTTCTACCATGAGATTACGTGTTATAGCTGTCATTTTCATAAGACCATAGGGAGTTTGGTAATCGGTGTCCCAGGCTTCACCTAACCTGAAAAGAAGATCAGAATTTATGTCACCTGTTTGTACCATTCGAAGATACCCTTCACCTATTTCAAGTCTGTGGGTAGTTACGGAAGATGCTTTTGGTGAACCGGATCTGTGATCGTCTTCACTATCCATCCTGTCAGTGTATGTGATTATGTAATTTAACCCATCCTGCTCACAGAAAGCGTTTTGTAAATTCTTTATAATTTGTGGTTTTCCGTCTCCGTGATCATGAGCTCCGATAATTTTTACTGTTCCGTTCATATATGTCCTCAATGTTGTATTTTTATGTTTTGATCACAAGGGTTTGGTAATGAAGAGCTCGGGGCTTATACCTCTGCTTCTAAGTTCCTTTACTGCGTTTTCAGCATTTGTCAGAGCCTTGTTTTCAAATATACCGAAAACTGTGGGGCCGCTACCGCTCATGCGTGCTCCCATAGCACCATTTGCCAGAAGAATTTGGCGAATTTCCTCAATCACAGGATATCTGCCTGCTGTTATCGGCTCAAGTACATTACCAAGTCTGTCAGTGATTCCCTTGAGATCATGTGCTTCTATGGCCTTTTGAATTCCATCTATATCCGGGTGGTCTTCAATAGGAGCCGAATCAAGAGTTGTGTATGCCCAGGCTGTGGAAACATCAAGCTGCGGCTTAGCTATTACAATATGGCATGAGGGCATATCGCGTAAGGGTGTCAGCTCTTCTCCAATGCCTTCGGAAAGAGCAGTTCCGCCCTTGATACAATAAGGGATATCAGCACCTTTTTTTACAGCAAGACTGCATAGCTCCTCTGTACTCAGATTGAGATTCCATAATTCGTTCAAAGCAATATATGTAGCTGCTGCGTCAGTACTTCCACCTGCCATTCCGGCAGCCATGGGAATATGCTTTTCCAAATGAATCGTAACTCCCTTTTGAGGAATGTTGCAGTGAGTTTTTAGCTGATCGGCAGCCTTCCATATAAGATTATGCTCGTCAGTAGGAATTCTGGGATCTGTAGCTGTAATTACGATATTATTATCATCTCTTTCGGTAAAGCTAAGTTCATCGTACAGATCAATGCTCTGCATGATCATTCTTACAAGATGATAACCATCATCTCTTCTTCCGATCACGTCAAGCCCAAGGTTGATTTTTGCATATGCTTTTCTAGTTATCAAAAATATATCCTCCGAAAAGTGAAATTAAAAACAGGATACAAAAAGTTCCTTTATGCGGTGTTTTTCGCTGTTTGTATAATAGCACAAAATAAGTGAAATGAATAAAAAAGGTTCGCTTTATAAATTATTTATAACTACCTGTCAAAGGCTTAAAGCAAGAATAAATTTAATATAATTTTAATTGAAAAGAATAAGAAAAATACTTAATGTTAAATTGAAAACAGTCGATAAATAAGATGAGTAATACTGTAAGTATGCCATGGCATACCAAGTCGTATCGGCGTCAGATAATTTGGCGTAGAAAAGGAGTTCATATGGGCGTAAACGGAGTTACAGGTTTAGACCAGACCACCACGTATTACGAGCCGACAACGACCGCAAAAGCCACAGAAGCTACATCTGAAGATAAGACGGCAAAAACCGCTGAAACAGCGAAGACTGAGAAGGCTGCGGTATATGAAAAGTCGGATAATATCGGTGCTTTAGGATCTACAAACAAGACCTACAAGAAGAATGAAGCTGTTGTAAATATGCTAAAGAGAGATCTGGAGGATAGACAGAATCAGCTGAAGGATATTGTATCCCAGATGATGTCAAAGCAGGGGGTAGCAATAGGAAAGGCTGATGATATCTGGTCATTCCTTGCAAAAGGCGACTTTACTATTGATGAGGCAGCTAAGAAAAAAGCGCAGGAAGAAATTTCTGAGGACGGATATTGGGGAGTTAAGCAGACTTCACAACGTATTCTGGATTTTGCTAATGCGCTTACAGACGGAGATCCCGATCAGATTGAAAAAATGCGTTCAGCTTTTGAGAAAGGGTTTAAGGAAGCCACAAAGACATGGGGAAAGGAACTTCCCGATATTTCAAAACAGACCTATGATGCTGTTATGAAAGGCTTTGATGATATGGCGCAGAAGAACAATAATACTACTGCTGCAGAGGAAATTCCGGAAGGCTGAAAATGATTTTTCAGTATTAAGACAAAAAATAAAACCTCTTTCTCTGGTGATGTACAGACCAGAGAAGGAGGTCTTTTAAATGTTATTTATAATTTAAATTATTTAACAGGCTTTGCTCCTGCTTTTTCCTGAGCTTTGGAAACAAGATTTTTCCAGAAGCCTTTCTTTTCTTCAACAACTGCATTGCCGCCGCGGATTCCTCTTACGGAAAGAACATAAATGCCGCTGACTTCAGCTTTTACTTCCTTTTTAACAGGAACGGAATCAAAAATTTTCTCATCACAAACAAGATTCATGATCTGAGGACCAACCTTAACCTTGAGGATAGGAAGTTTGGAACGACGAAGAAGCTTAGGTGTATTCTCCAATACGGCGGAAGGGAGACCTGCTTCATTGATCTTCATCCTCTTTTTGTCAATGATAAGCATTGATACGCTCTGCTTCATGGCTTCCATCTGAGCCTGCTGTTCTTCCTGGCGTTTTTGTGCTTTTTTTCCAAGGATTGTCAATACGACAAGTGCAATTATCAGTATAACTAAGATTACTAAAAATACGATTAATACCGGATTCAAAACATTCCTCCAAATTCTAAAACTAAAGATTTACTACTCCATAAAAATTGCCGTGCAGAATGTATTTTAACATTGAATTGAGATAGAGGCAACAAAATACTTTAACATAAGTAGAAACTGTGCTAGTATAAAAAAAGTTTATTTTTTTAAATAGAAGTTATACTAAGGAGTAAATATTTATGAAAAAATTTGTGGCAGCCATGGCGGCTGTAGTAGTTGCAGCAGGTATGCTTGCCGGATGTTCAAAGACAGAGAATACTACAGATGCTGCATATCTTAAGGACATTGATCTTGATAAGTATGTAACACTTGGAGATTATAAGGGGGTTACCATAGAAGTAAAATCTCCCGAAGTTTCCGACGAAGAAGTTGAACAGTATATGCAGTATATCAGTTCTTCCATGAAGGCTACGGTTGAAGTTACCGACAGAGCCGTTCAGGAAGGCGATACGGTTAATATCGATTATTCAGGAAAAAGAGCAGATACAGGTGAGGTATTTGATGGCGGTACAGCTGAGGGATATGACCTTGCAATAGGCTCACATACTTTTATCGATGGTTTTGAAGACGGACTTGTAGGTGCACAGGTAGGAGAAACAAGAGATCTTAATCTTAAATTCCCTGATAACTACAGTGCAACAGAACTTGCAGGTGCTGATGTTATTTTTACGGTAAAGGTTAACAGCATCAAGGTTAAGCCCGAACTTGACGATGCGTATGCAGCATCACTCGGCATAGAAAATGTATCAACCATAGATGGGCTTAAGACATACCTTGGGGAAAGACTTCTTGAGGAAAAGCAGACAGACTATAAGAATGAAATAAATTCAAAGATACTTGAGGCTGTTACAAATAACTGCAAGTTTGAGGAGCCTCCGAAGGCTGCTCTTGAACGCTTTAAAGGCCTTTACAGTGAGCAGGCTGACATGGT harbors:
- a CDS encoding dihydroorotase; the protein is MLLIKNGRVMDPASGLDGFRDILVNNGRIVKIGFCGTLDDMATEALSYLSMTIIGDETGRPDTEGSLRIDEIDAGGMIVAPGLVDAHVHFRDPGFTEKEDIMTGAEAAKKGGFTSVVMMGNTNPPLDNAETIRYALRKGEKTGIRVFSCANITKKMAGKELTDMEALLKEGVVLFTDDGKPITDESLMRTACNEAAKLGKVLSLHEEDPSFISENGINAGTVAEALGIKGSCRDAEIAMVKRDIKIAEETGAGITIQHISTKEAVDMIREARKTCTGIHAEATPHHFTLTDSAVAEFGAMAKMNPPLRKESDRLAIIEGLADGTIETIATDHAPHTKEEKSREITKAPSGIIGLETSLGLGIRELVHKGYMDLMTLLSRMSCQPADIYDLMALVPDNEIGNSDKTVYNELPVGRIYEGGPADFVIFKEEETWKAENFASKASNTPFTGQELPGKIHFTICGGNIVYQG
- a CDS encoding dihydroorotate dehydrogenase electron transfer subunit: MPKKKKIAAEVISQKVLAEGIMDLKLKTVLAEDANPGQFIGIYPKNKSTLLPRPISICEFDKSEQTLRIVYRIAGSGTAEFALYDDNTMVDILGILGNGFPTDKADAKDVLIIGGGIGVPPLLGLSKELFDKKAAKSVKMVMGYRNADTFLADEFSKYGDLYIATEDGSVGTKGNVIDACRENGIKADVIYACGPMPMLRGVASYAKEISAKAYISLEERMACGVGACLGCVCKTKNIDEHSHVNNARICTDGPVFDADDLEI
- a CDS encoding dihydroorotate dehydrogenase codes for the protein MNTSVNIAGVEFKNPVMTASGTFGSGMEYSEFVDLNRLGAVVTKGVANVPWPGNPTPRVAEVYGGMLNAIGLQNPGIDVMIERDLPFLKDYDTKVIVNVCGKSTQDYVDVVERLSDEDSVHMLEINVSCPNVKEGGIAFGQNPDALYDITKEIKKHAKQPIIMKLSPNVTSISEMAKAAEAAGSDAISLINTITGMKIDIYKKTFAIANKTGGLSGPAIKPVAVRMVYEASRAVKIPIIGMGGICGAEDAIEFMLAGATAVAVGAMNFHDPYATINTIEGIERYLSEQGIEDINDIIGAVK
- a CDS encoding DUF1934 domain-containing protein, which encodes MNGTVKIIGAHDHGDGKPQIIKNLQNAFCEQDGLNYIITYTDRMDSEDDHRSGSPKASSVTTHRLEIGEGYLRMVQTGDINSDLLFRLGEAWDTDYQTPYGLMKMTAITRNLMVEISPKKITAHVQYELQMDGDKISDSKVRISFTFE
- the ispE gene encoding 4-(cytidine 5'-diphospho)-2-C-methyl-D-erythritol kinase, whose protein sequence is MITRKAYAKINLGLDVIGRRDDGYHLVRMIMQSIDLYDELSFTERDDNNIVITATDPRIPTDEHNLIWKAADQLKTHCNIPQKGVTIHLEKHIPMAAGMAGGSTDAAATYIALNELWNLNLSTEELCSLAVKKGADIPYCIKGGTALSEGIGEELTPLRDMPSCHIVIAKPQLDVSTAWAYTTLDSAPIEDHPDIDGIQKAIEAHDLKGITDRLGNVLEPITAGRYPVIEEIRQILLANGAMGARMSGSGPTVFGIFENKALTNAENAVKELRSRGISPELFITKPL
- the tig gene encoding trigger factor; translation: MKKFVAAMAAVVVAAGMLAGCSKTENTTDAAYLKDIDLDKYVTLGDYKGVTIEVKSPEVSDEEVEQYMQYISSSMKATVEVTDRAVQEGDTVNIDYSGKRADTGEVFDGGTAEGYDLAIGSHTFIDGFEDGLVGAQVGETRDLNLKFPDNYSATELAGADVIFTVKVNSIKVKPELDDAYAASLGIENVSTIDGLKTYLGERLLEEKQTDYKNEINSKILEAVTNNCKFEEPPKAALERFKGLYSEQADMVASYYSANYGTSYTTDQVLSMMMAQEGFSGEQTEYLDNKSVELAEQFIMLGAIAKTEGIEVTEDELNEKLQNDMTNANSTAEEDKKVDNIEDYKKTVDVENIKENLLTNKVIEFLAENASVTEPAENAEAGSAEAVESTEDAGTTENTDSTENSDSTDEAAGADEADSAE